The genomic interval ttcacgtgagagacacacacacaccttcacgtgAGAGAGACACACGCACCTTcacgtgagagacacacacacaccttcacgtgagagacacacacacaccttcacgtgagagagacacacacaccttcacgtgagagacacacacattcacgtgagagagacacagacacaccttCACgtgagggagacacacacacacacacacacaccttcacgtgagggagacacacacacacacacaccttcacgtgagggagacacacatacacacacacacacaccttcacgtgagggagacacacacacacacaccttcacatgagagagacacagacacaccttCACGTGagggagacacacatacacacacacacacaccttcacgtgagagagacacacacacaacttcacgtgagagagacacacacaccttcacgtgagcgagacacacacaccttcacgtgagagagacacacacttcTCCTCCTAACatcagtgtgtctcctctcttccagaCCAACAGACAGTGATGTAGGAGGACCAGTAGAATCCAACCAGCTCTTCTGTCACCAGTGCTTCTGTTACGTCTGTGACAAGGTCGCCGCGGAGGTGAGCTGTGTGAGAGAGACGTGAAGGTTAACTCTGTAGAGCTGTCAGAGAGAGACATGAAGGTAAACTCTGTAGAGCTGTCAGAGAGAGACATGAAGGTAAACTCTGTAgagctgtcagagagagagacgtgaAGGTAAACTCTGTAgagctgttagagagagagacgtgaAGGTAAACTCTGTAGAGCTGTCAGAGAGACGTGAAGGTAAACTCTGTAGACCTGTCAGAGACGTGAAGGTAAACTCTGTAGACCTGTCAGAGACGTGAAGGTAAACTCTGCAGAGCTGTCAGAGAGAGACGTGAAGGTAAACTCTGTAGAGCTGTCAGAGAGACGTGAAGGTAAACTCTGCAGAGCTGTCAGAGAGAGACGTGAAGGTAAACTCTGTAGAGCTGTCAGAGAGAGACGTGAAGGTAAACTCTGTAGAGCTGTCAGAGAGAGACGTGAAGGTAAACTCTGTAGAGCTGTCAGAGAGATGTgaaggggttagggttactgtgTGTGAATTGAGGTGTTGATTACAATCGGCTGACCGAGAGCTTTTCTTTTctctttccgtgtgtgtgtgtgtgtgtgtgtgtgtgtgtgtgtgtgtgtgtgtgtgtgtgtgtgtgtgtgtgtgtgtgtgtgtgtgtgtgtgtgtgtgtgtgtgtgtgtgtgtgtgtgtgtgtgtgtgtgtgctgcagtgTTCTGTGTGGACTGTGTCAGGAGTGTGCCACTGTAACGCCCATAAGAGGAGTGTGTTCTGGAGCAACAAGAGAGACAAGGTGGTTCTGGGAtaccttcaggtcagtttaacctttaaccttcaggtcagtttaacctttgaccttcaggtcagtttaaccttcaggtcagtttaataacctttaacctacaggtcagtttaataacccttaacctacaggtcagtttaataacccttaaccttcaggtcagtttaataacccttaacctacaggtcagtttaataacccttaaccttcaggtcagtttaataacccttaacctacaggtcagtttaaccttcaggtcagtttaataacccttaacctacaggtcagtttaataacccttaacctacaggtcagtttaataacccttaaccttcaggtcagtttaataacccttaaccttcaggtcagtttaataacccttaaccttcaggtcagtttaataacccttaaccttcaggtcagtttaataacccttaacctacaggtcagtttaataacccttaaccttcaggtcagtttaataacccttttaccttcaggtcagtttaataacctttaaccttcaggtcagtttaataacctttaaccttcaggtcagtttaaccttcaggtcagtttaataacctttaacctacaggtcagtttaataacccttaacctacaggtcagtttaataacccttaacctacaggtcagtttaataacccttaaccttcaggtcagtttaataacccttaaccttcaggtcagtttaataacccttaacctacaggtcagtttaataacccttaaccttcaggtcagtttaataacccttaaccttcaggtcagtttaataacccttaacctacaggtcagtttaataacccttaacctacaggtcagtttaataacccttaaccttcaggtcagtttaataacccttaacctataggtcagtttaataacccttaaccttcaggtcagtttaataacccttaaccttcaggtcagtttaataacccttaacctacaggtcagtttaataacccttaaccttcaggtcagtttaataacccttaacctacaggtcagtttaataacccttaaccttcaggtcagtttaataacccttaacctacaggtcagtttaataacccttaaccttcaggtcagtttaataacccttaaccttcaggtcagtttaataacccttaaccttcaggtcagtttaataacccttaacctacaggtcagtttaataacccttaaccttcaggtcagtttaataacccttaacctacaggtcagtttaataacccttaacctacaggtcagtttaataacccttaaccttcaggtcagtttaataacccttaaccttcaggtcagtttaataacccttaaccttcaggtcagtttaataacccttaacctacaggtcagtttaataacccttaaccttcaggtcagtttaataacccttaacctacaggtcagtttaataacccttaacctacaggtcagtttaataacccttaaccttcaggtcagtttaataacccttaaccttcaggtcagtttaataacccttaaccttcaggtcagtttaataacccttaacctacaggtcagtttaataacccttaacctacaggtcagtttaataacccttaaccttcaggtcagtttaataacccttaaccttcaggtcagtttaataacccttaaccttcaggtcagtttaataacccttaaccttcaggtcagtttaataacccttaacctacaggtcagtttaataacccttaaccttcaggtcagtttaataacccttaaccttcaggtcagtttaataacccttttaccttcaggtcagtttaataacctttaaccttcaggtcagtttaaccttcaggtcagtttaataacccttaacctacaggtcagtttaataacccttaaccttcaggtcagtttaataacccttaaccttcaggtcagtttaataacccttaacctacaggtcagtttaataacccttaaccttcaggtcagtttaataacccttaaccttcaggtcagtttaataacccttaacctacaggtcagtttaataacccttaacctacaggtcagtttaataacccttaaccttcaggtcagtttaataacccttaacctacaggtcagtttaataacccttaaccttcaggtcagtttaataacccttaaccttcaggtcagtttaataacccttaacctacaggtcagtttaataacccttaaccttcaggtcagtttaataacccttaacctacaggtcagtttaataacccttaaccttcaggtcagtttaataacccttaacctacaggtcagtttaataacccttaacctacaggtcagtttaataacccttaacctacaggtcagtttaataacccttaaccttcaggtcagtttaataacccttaacctacaggtcagtttaataacccttaacctacaggtcagtttaataacccttaacctacaggtcagtttaataacccttaacctacaggtcagtttaataacccttaaccttcaggtcagtttaataacccttaacctacaggtcagtttaataacccttaacctacaggtcagtttaataacccttaacctacaggtcagtttaataacccttaacctacaggtcagtttaataacccttaacctacaggtcagtttaataacccttaaccttcaggtcagtttaataacccttaacctacaggtcagtttaataacccttaacctacaggtcagtttaataacccttaaccttcaggtcagtttaataacccttaacctacaggtcagtttaataacccttaacctacaggtcagtttaataacccttaacctacaggtcagtttaataacccttaaccttcaggtcagtttaataacccttaacctacaggtcagtttaataacccttaacctacaggtcagtttaataacccttaaccttcaggtcagtttaataacccttaaccttcaggtcagtttaataacccttaaccttcaggtcagtttaataacccttaacctacaggtcagtttaataacccttaacctacaggtcagtttaataacccttaacctacaggtcagtttaataacccttaacctacaggtcagtttaataacccttaaccttcaggtcagtttaataacccttaaccttcaggtcagtttaataacccttaaccttcaggtcagtttaataacccttaaccttcaggtcagtttaataacccttaaccttcaggtcagtttaataacccttaacctacaggtcagtttaataacccttaaccttcaggtcagtttaataacccttaacctacaggtcagtttaataacccttaaccttcaggtccgtttaataacccttaaccttcaggtcagtttaataacccttaaccttcaggtcagtttaataacccttaacctacaggtcagtttaataacccttaaccttcaggtccgtttaataacccttaaccttcaggtcagtttaataacccttaaccttcaggtcagtttaataacccttaacctacagGTCTTATATAGTGCCCTGCTTTTGAGTGGGAGTTGGGAACCatctctatctgtctatctgttcacctcctgtctgtctgtccacctcctgtctgtctgtctgtccacctcctgtctgtctgttctcctTCTGGGTCTCAATTAATCCTCAATTAACTTTCATCTGCAGATATTTAACTTCAACCTGCTGGAGATCGACAGCGACCTCCGActagcaggtacacacacacacacacacacacagagacacacacaaacacacagagacgcacgcacacgcacatgcacacgcacacgcacacacacacacacacacagacacacacacagacagagacacacacacacacacacacacacagagacacacacacacacagagacacacacacagacaaaggtacacacacacacacacacatagagacaaaggtacacacacacacacacacacacacagagatattccgtctgtgttctgtgtgtgtagagtccttaCTGCTGCAGTTGGAGGAGGAGTTATCGACGGAGTACGCCTCCTTCCAGAGGGGCGTGGCTGTGAGGGGATTGGCTGTCCAATGTGCCTGTCACTGCCACACAGCCAATCGTTTGGAATGCGAGAACTGCCAATCAAATCACCTGCTGCTACTGGTCTACGAGTAAGACCCCCTTGTTCCAGCGTTAATATCTTGTTACCTTGGGGACTGTTACTATGGGGATTATTACCATGGGGAGTGTTACCATGTTGGACTGGGGAGTATTACCATGTTGGACTGGGGAGTGTTACCATGTCGGACTGGGGAGTGTTACCATGTCGGACTGGGGAGTGTTACCATGTCGGACTGGGGAGTATTACCATGTCGGACTGGGGAGTATTACCATGTTGGACTGGGGAGTGTTACCATGTTGGACTGGGGAGTGTTACCATGTCGGACTGGGGAGTGTTACCATGTCGGACTGGGGAGTGTTACCATGTCGGACTGGGGAGTGTTACCATGTCGGACTGGGGAGTGTTACCATGTCGGACTGGGGAGTGTTACCGTGTCGGACTGGGGAGTGTTACCACGTCGGACTGGGGAGTGTTACCGTGTCGGACTGGGGAGTGTTACCGTGTCGGACTGGGGAGTGTTACCGTGTCGGACTGGGGAGTGTTACCGTGTCGGACTGGGGAGTGTTACCGTGTCGGACTGGGGAGTGTTACCTTGTCGGACTGGGGAGTGTTACCTTGTCGGACTGGGGAGTGTTACCGTGTCGGACTGGGGAGTGTTACCGTGTCGGACTGGGGAGTGTTACCGTTACCGAACAATGATTTTTGTTCTCATGTCTTGTGTGTTGCAGTTATTCGcaggtgtttcagtgtgtgtgtcgcTTCCTTGGacgtgctgagagagagagaccgagagcagCAGCTGTTATGAGACTGGGAGCAGCTCACCTCTTCATTACAcactgtcaacctcctgggtatgtactgtcaacctcctgggtatgaactgtcaacctcctgggtacgcactgtcaacctcctgggtacgtactgtcaacctcctgggtatgtactgtcaacctcctgggtacgtactgtcaacctcctgggtacgtactgtcaacctcctgggtacgtactgtcaacctcctgggtatgtactgtcaacctcctgggtacgcactgtcaacctcctgggtacgcactgtcaacctcctgggtacgtactgtcaacctcctgggtacgtactgtcaacctcctgggtacgtactgtcaacctcctgggtacgtactgtcaacctcctgggtacgtactgtcaacctcctgggtacgcactgtcaacctcctgggtacgcactgtcaacctcctgggtacgtactgtcaacctcctgggtacgtactgtcaacctcctgggtacttactgtcaacctcctgggtacgtactgtcaacctcctgggtacgtactgtcaacctcctgggtacgcactgtcaacctcctgggtacgtactgttaacctcctgggtacgtactgtcaacctcctgggtacgcactgtcaacctcctgggtacgtactatcaacctcctgggtacgtactgtcaacctcctgggtacgtactgtcaacctcctgggtacgtactgtcaacctcctgggtacgtactgtcaacctcctgggtacgtactgtcaacctcctgggtacgtactgttaacctcctgggtacgtactgttaacctcctgggtacgtactatcaacctcctgggtacgcactgtcaacctcctgggtacgtactatcaacctcctgggtacgcactgtcaacctcctgggtacgtactgtcaacctcctgggtagacactgtcaacctcctgggtactcactgtcaacctcctgggtacgtactgtcaacctcctgggtacgcactgtcaacctcctgggtacgtactgtcaacctcctgggtacgtactgtcaacctcctgggtacgtactgtcaacctcctgggtacgtactgtcaacctcctgggtacgtactgtcaacctcctgggtacgtactgtcaacctcctgggtacgtactgtcaacctcctgggtacgcactgtcaacctcctgggtacgtactgtcaacctcctgggtacgtactgtcaacctcctgggtagacactgtcaacctcctgggtacgtactgtcaacctcctgggtacgtACTGTTAACCTCctgtcaacctcctgggtacgcactgtcaacctcctgggtacgtactgtcaacctcctgggtacgtactgtcaacctcctgggtacgcactgtcaacctcctgggtacgtactgtcaacctcctgggtacgtactgtcaacctcctgggtagacactgtcaacctcctgggtacgCACTGTTAACCTCCTGGGTACAactgtcaacctcctgggtacgtactgtcaacctcctgggtacgCACTGTCAATCTCCTGGGTACGtactgtcaacctcctgggtacgtactgtcaacctcctgggtacgCACTCTCAACCTCCTGGGTACGCACTGTCAATCTCCTGGGTACGtactgtcaacctcctgggtacacactgtcaacctcctgggtacgcactgtcaacctcctgggtacttactgtcaacctcctgggtacgtactgtcaacctcctgggtgtactgtcaacctcctgggtacgcactgtcaacctcctgggtacgtactgtcaacctcctgggtacgtactgtcaacctcctgggtacgtactgtcaacctcctgggtacgtactgtcaacctcctgggtacgtactgtcaacctcctgggtacgtactgtcaacctcctgggtacgtactgtcaacctcctgggtatgtactgtcaacctcctgggtacgtACTGTCAACCTCCTTCCAGATATAATGAAAAGTTGGCGGCAATACCTTCCAGATACTGTCTCTTCCAGATACCGTACCTTCCAGATACTGTCTCTTCCAGATACCGTACCATCCAGATACCGTACCTTCCAGATACCGTACCGTCCAGATACCGTACCTTCCAGATACCGTACCTTCCAGATACCGTACCTTCCAGATACCGTACCTTCCAGATACCGTACCTTCCAGAACCATCCAGATACCGTACCTTCCAGATACTGTACCTTCCAGATATAATGAAAAGTTGGCGGCAATACCTTCCAGATACTGTACCTTCCAGATACTGTACCTTCCAGATACTGTACCTTCCAGATATAATGAAAAGTTGGCGGCAATACCATCCAGATACCGTACCTTCCTGATACCGTACCATCCAGATACCGTACCATCCAGATACCGTACCATCCAGATACCGTACCATCCAGATACCGTACCATC from Salvelinus alpinus chromosome 2, SLU_Salpinus.1, whole genome shotgun sequence carries:
- the LOC139542314 gene encoding uncharacterized protein; the encoded protein is MNPEDVVIILSDDDDDDDVSINDSVYIVEDIQNNAAVHQSNCSRSHDPGGEEDLVVTFCQRGEVLPHARYDCTSHTFTPTDSDVGGPVESNQLFCHQCFCYVCDKVAAECSVWTVSGVCHCNAHKRSVFWSNKRDKVVLGYLQIFNFNLLEIDSDLRLAESLLLQLEEELSTEYASFQRGVAVRGLAVQCACHCHTANRLECENCQSNHLLLLVYDYSQVFQCVCRFLGRAERERPRAAAVMRLGAAHLFITHCQPPGPVISHHLEARIAEALPLLLTRVMEAVRRQMVECDFSPEFLQKLQSFYQTLPLPPSCISLRNRLCVLPWSDVLLVSVLKGQDVNVFQAVCSPLTSCWSQC